The following coding sequences lie in one Flavobacterium cyclinae genomic window:
- the sov gene encoding T9SS outer membrane translocon Sov/SprA yields the protein MFFSFSLQAQVDEEEKDSVKTGVDLGKLSMPNPQSIVDKYTYDPVSNRYIYTSSVDGFNINYPMILTPKQYEELVLREQMRKYYQEKSAAIDGKKSGSEAAKKDLLPRYYVNSKFFESIFGSNTIDVKPTGSVELDLGVRFTKQDNPSFSPRNRRTTSFDFDQRISVGLQGKVGTRLNVNVNYDTQSTFAFQNLIKLEYTPTEDDIIKKIEVGNVSFPLSNSLVRGAQSLFGVKAQLQFGKTTFTGVFSEQKSQTKSVTAQGGGTLQDFELFALDYDADRHYFLSQYFRNNYDKALETFPLINSRVQINRIEVWITNKQNRVNTTENNLRNIVALQDLGEAPLTTVLPQETVHIDLVANPTFYNAPANSPSDNSNNKYDPNAIGSNFLNSAIRDVSLASNGFNIVGGASEGVDFAKLENARKLTPSEYTFHPQLGYISLNQRLANDEVLAVAYQYTIGGDVYQVGEFGTDGVDATNVGGTGVPNSQALVLKLLKSNLTIDKYQVSGVDYTMPTWNLMMKNIYQIPGGYQLQQEDFKLNILYTDPSPLNYITQSGIDALPSDVEQTPLLKVFNLDKLNYTNDPQEGGDGFFDFYPGLTVDTQRGKIIFTTVEPFGKHLFEKLDVPALAENYDDPLTYNSNQAKYVFRSLYKTTQAAALQESAKNKFQLKGRFKSMGGDGISIGAFNVPQGSVVVTAGGRVLVEGVDYTVNYQMGKVQILDPSLQASNTPIEVSVENNSVFGQQTRRFWGLNVEHKFNDKFLMGATILNMSERPFTTKSNYGQESVNNTIFGFNTNYSTEIPFLTRLVNKLPNIDTDVPSNLSFRGEIAYLKPGASKADQFNGEATTYIDDFEGSQTTIDMRSPQAWTLSSVPLEGDYDGVATTAEPSTDDLSVGYKRSKLAWYSIDPVFYTQTPSGVDENDLSFNTTRRVFSRELYPVTDIAQGQSTVINTLDLTYFPKDRGPYNFNPSLAATNQFSDLEAPDTWAGIMRSINSTNFEQSNVEYIQFWVMDPYYGNAGDKADPTNTGKLVFNLGEISEDILRDGRKLYENGLPETDATQPVVSTAWGQVPASQSLIYAFDTNEANRNVQDAGFDGLTDLGEASKYPDFASYPDPAADNYQFYLQNSGDIITRYRNYNGFEGNSPVNVTNDNRGNTTFPDVEDVNRDNTMNTINAYFKFEVPLIAYGDSDADVPVGQNYIADFRTDNNVDLPNGSVGKVRWILFKIPILEITDANKVGPISDFRSIRFMRMYMSGFKEAITLRFGALDLVRGEWRRYTGNFDELDPDPDDENTGFDVVALNIQENGQRSPINYVTPPGVVREQLYNNNTIINQNEQSLSLRVYDKLGGTTNGLENDDARAVFKNVNVDMRQFKKLRMFLHAEAVQNGDLQDDELIAFIRFGNDFTDNFYQVEIPLKVTSFGASSPDDIWPSENEIEISLDLLTKLKILALQSDPSISIDLNGIGFIEEEAIGSSNNRLTLGIKGNPNFGLVRTLMIGIKNKSGSTKRGEVWFNELRMSDMDNKGGYAAVANLDTNLADFANVSATTRVGTIGFGALEQGPNERSREDVFQYDIVTNVNLGKLLPKKWGINLPFNYAVGEETITPKYDPFYQDIELNQLLDITSDPIQRSNIEERAIDYTKRTSFNLIGVKKEKNPEKKTHFYDVENLTLSYSLNETEHHDYEIENLIDKQNRTTVDYAYTFKPKTVEPFKNTKAFKKSGYYKMLSDLNFNYLPSNISFSSNIIRQFNRQRFRLVDVQGIGLGDLYRRNYFFNYTYGFNYNITKSLRLNYTASSNNIVRNYLDENNLPIDGLDIWDDYWNVGESNQHNQQLVVNYDLPINKIPLFSFVKSTYSYTGDYNWQRSSDAFSSVTGADGNVYALGNTIQNANSHKLNTTLNMDLFYKYIGLTKTKRNKKVTTNTKDKNNAPKPGQQIKAPKGNVTQERGVFMSGLIGVITSVKNIQINYTENNGTVLPGYLPGLGFFGSSKPTLGFVFGSQSDVRYEAARNGWLTTFPEFNQNFTQIQNKKLNVTAQMEVFPDFKIDLTADRTYAYNFSEQFDVTAGQYNSRAPYDFGNFNISTILISTAFTQSDVNFSKTFQEFRDNRIIIADRLAERYYGNSSFLRDAEGYPLGYGKNSQQVLLPAFLAAYSGQSADKVSTGVFRNVPLPNWTIKYTGLMRYKWFKDNFKRFSIQHGYRASYNVNAFRSNLNSAPLDANGNFFASKIISNVNLAEQFNPLVKVEFEMKNSIKVLAELKKDRTLNMSFDNNLLTEVSGNEYIIGLGYRIKDVTINSSLADNAAGIIKSDINIKADFSLRKNNTIVRYLDYDNNQLGGGQDLWSVRLTADYSFSKNLTAIFFYDHQFSQAVISTSFPTTNIRGGFTLRYNFGN from the coding sequence ATGTTTTTTTCATTTTCACTACAAGCACAAGTAGATGAAGAAGAAAAAGATTCTGTTAAAACAGGTGTAGATTTAGGGAAACTTTCTATGCCTAATCCACAATCTATTGTTGATAAATACACTTACGATCCTGTTTCTAATCGTTATATTTATACAAGTTCGGTAGATGGGTTTAATATTAATTATCCCATGATTTTAACACCAAAACAATATGAAGAACTTGTTTTGCGTGAACAAATGCGTAAGTATTATCAAGAGAAATCAGCTGCAATTGATGGAAAAAAATCAGGGTCTGAAGCTGCAAAAAAAGATTTGTTACCAAGATATTATGTAAATTCTAAGTTTTTTGAAAGTATTTTTGGAAGTAACACGATTGATGTAAAACCTACAGGTTCTGTTGAATTAGATTTAGGAGTGCGTTTTACCAAACAAGATAACCCATCGTTTTCTCCAAGAAACAGAAGAACAACTAGCTTTGATTTTGATCAGCGAATTAGTGTTGGTCTTCAAGGAAAAGTGGGTACAAGATTGAATGTAAATGTAAATTATGATACCCAATCAACATTTGCCTTTCAGAATTTAATTAAATTAGAATATACACCAACAGAAGACGATATTATTAAAAAAATTGAGGTGGGAAATGTTAGTTTTCCATTATCAAATTCTTTAGTAAGAGGAGCTCAAAGTTTGTTTGGGGTAAAAGCCCAATTGCAATTTGGGAAAACAACATTTACAGGAGTTTTTTCTGAGCAAAAATCTCAAACAAAATCGGTTACAGCTCAAGGAGGTGGAACACTACAAGATTTTGAATTGTTTGCTTTAGATTATGATGCAGATCGCCATTATTTCCTTTCTCAATATTTTAGAAATAATTACGATAAAGCATTAGAAACTTTTCCACTGATTAACTCACGTGTTCAAATTAATAGAATTGAAGTTTGGATTACAAACAAGCAAAATAGAGTAAATACTACCGAAAATAATCTTAGAAATATTGTAGCACTTCAAGATTTAGGTGAAGCGCCACTTACTACAGTATTACCACAAGAAACGGTTCATATCGATTTAGTAGCTAACCCTACTTTTTACAATGCGCCAGCAAACTCACCTTCTGACAATTCCAATAATAAATATGATCCAAATGCCATTGGAAGTAACTTTTTGAATAGTGCAATTCGTGATGTATCTTTAGCTTCTAATGGATTTAATATTGTGGGTGGTGCATCTGAAGGAGTAGATTTTGCAAAATTAGAAAATGCAAGAAAGTTAACCCCTTCTGAATATACTTTTCATCCTCAATTGGGATATATTTCATTAAATCAAAGACTAGCTAATGATGAAGTATTAGCGGTTGCTTATCAATATACAATTGGTGGTGATGTGTATCAAGTTGGTGAATTTGGTACTGATGGTGTTGACGCAACAAATGTGGGTGGGACAGGAGTTCCAAATTCTCAAGCATTGGTTTTAAAATTATTAAAAAGTAACTTAACTATTGATAAATACCAGGTTTCAGGTGTTGATTATACCATGCCAACTTGGAATTTGATGATGAAAAACATTTACCAAATTCCGGGAGGTTATCAATTGCAACAAGAAGATTTTAAATTAAATATTCTTTACACAGATCCTTCTCCTTTAAATTACATTACGCAATCAGGTATTGATGCATTGCCTTCTGATGTAGAGCAAACTCCTTTACTAAAAGTATTTAATTTAGATAAGTTAAATTATACAAACGACCCTCAAGAAGGAGGTGATGGATTCTTTGATTTTTATCCTGGTCTAACTGTGGATACACAAAGAGGAAAAATTATTTTTACTACTGTTGAGCCATTTGGAAAACATTTATTTGAAAAGTTAGACGTACCAGCACTAGCTGAAAATTATGATGATCCGTTAACCTACAATAGTAACCAAGCTAAATATGTTTTCAGAAGTTTGTATAAAACTACTCAAGCTGCTGCTTTACAAGAAAGTGCTAAGAATAAATTCCAATTAAAAGGTCGCTTTAAATCTATGGGTGGAGACGGAATTTCTATTGGTGCATTCAATGTACCTCAAGGTTCTGTTGTAGTTACTGCTGGAGGTAGAGTTTTGGTAGAAGGTGTAGATTATACCGTTAATTACCAAATGGGTAAAGTACAAATTTTAGATCCATCACTACAAGCTTCAAATACACCAATTGAAGTTTCTGTTGAAAATAACTCCGTTTTCGGACAACAAACTAGAAGATTTTGGGGTTTAAATGTGGAACATAAATTCAATGATAAATTTTTAATGGGTGCTACGATTTTAAATATGTCAGAGCGACCATTTACTACCAAATCAAATTATGGTCAAGAGTCGGTTAATAATACCATTTTTGGTTTCAATACCAATTATTCAACTGAAATTCCATTTTTAACTCGATTAGTAAATAAATTACCAAATATTGATACAGACGTTCCTTCAAATCTTTCTTTTAGAGGTGAGATAGCTTATTTAAAACCAGGCGCTTCTAAAGCTGATCAGTTTAATGGCGAAGCAACTACATATATTGACGATTTTGAAGGTTCTCAAACGACGATTGATATGCGTTCGCCTCAAGCATGGACATTGTCAAGTGTACCTTTAGAAGGTGATTATGATGGTGTAGCTACTACTGCAGAACCAAGTACTGACGATTTATCCGTGGGATATAAAAGAAGTAAATTAGCTTGGTATTCTATAGATCCTGTTTTTTATACGCAAACACCTTCTGGAGTTGATGAGAATGATTTGTCATTCAATACAACTCGTCGTGTTTTTAGTCGCGAATTGTATCCAGTAACCGATATTGCTCAAGGGCAGTCAACGGTTATTAATACCTTAGATTTAACGTATTTTCCAAAAGACAGAGGACCATATAATTTTAATCCTTCTTTAGCAGCAACAAATCAATTTTCAGACTTAGAAGCTCCTGATACTTGGGCGGGAATTATGCGTTCTATTAATTCGACTAATTTTGAGCAATCAAATGTAGAATACATTCAGTTTTGGGTAATGGATCCATATTATGGAAATGCTGGAGACAAAGCTGACCCAACAAATACAGGTAAATTAGTATTCAATTTAGGTGAAATTTCGGAAGATATTTTAAGAGATGGTAGAAAATTATATGAAAATGGACTACCAGAAACCGATGCAACTCAACCCGTTGTTAGTACAGCTTGGGGGCAAGTGCCAGCTTCTCAATCTTTAATTTATGCTTTTGATACAAATGAAGCTAATCGAAATGTTCAAGATGCTGGTTTTGATGGTTTAACCGATTTAGGGGAGGCTTCAAAGTATCCTGATTTTGCATCTTATCCTGACCCGGCAGCAGATAATTATCAATTTTATTTGCAAAATTCAGGGGATATCATTACTCGTTATAGAAATTACAATGGTTTTGAAGGAAATTCGCCTGTAAATGTAACTAATGATAATAGAGGTAATACAACTTTCCCTGATGTAGAAGATGTAAATCGTGATAATACGATGAACACAATTAATGCTTATTTTAAGTTTGAAGTTCCATTAATTGCTTATGGTGATAGTGATGCCGATGTTCCAGTAGGTCAAAATTATATTGCCGATTTTAGAACGGATAATAATGTGGATTTGCCTAATGGTTCAGTTGGAAAAGTAAGATGGATTTTATTTAAAATACCAATTTTAGAAATTACAGATGCTAATAAAGTAGGTCCTATTTCTGATTTTCGTTCTATTCGTTTCATGAGAATGTACATGAGCGGATTTAAAGAGGCGATCACACTTCGTTTTGGAGCTCTGGATTTAGTTAGAGGAGAATGGAGAAGATATACAGGTAATTTTGACGAGTTAGATCCAGATCCAGATGATGAAAATACAGGTTTTGATGTTGTAGCTTTAAATATTCAGGAAAATGGTCAAAGAAGTCCAATAAATTATGTAACGCCTCCGGGAGTAGTTAGAGAACAATTGTATAACAACAACACAATTATCAATCAAAATGAACAATCGCTTTCATTAAGAGTATATGATAAATTAGGAGGAACTACTAATGGATTAGAAAATGATGATGCTAGAGCCGTTTTTAAAAATGTAAATGTCGACATGCGTCAGTTTAAAAAACTAAGAATGTTTTTACATGCTGAAGCAGTCCAAAATGGAGATTTACAAGACGACGAGTTAATCGCTTTCATTCGTTTTGGTAACGATTTTACAGATAACTTTTATCAGGTGGAAATTCCATTAAAAGTTACATCATTTGGTGCTTCATCGCCTGACGATATTTGGCCAAGTGAAAATGAAATTGAAATTTCTTTAGACCTATTAACCAAGTTAAAAATATTAGCTCTTCAAAGTGACCCTTCTATTTCAATTGATCTAAATGGAATAGGTTTTATTGAAGAAGAGGCTATAGGTTCTTCAAATAACAGATTGACTCTTGGAATTAAAGGTAATCCAAACTTTGGATTAGTGAGAACTTTAATGATTGGTATTAAGAATAAATCAGGCAGTACAAAAAGAGGAGAAGTTTGGTTTAATGAACTTCGTATGTCTGATATGGATAATAAAGGAGGTTATGCTGCAGTAGCTAATTTAGATACGAATTTAGCTGATTTTGCTAATGTATCGGCTACAACTAGAGTGGGTACTATTGGTTTTGGTGCACTAGAGCAAGGTCCAAATGAAAGAAGTAGAGAAGATGTCTTTCAATATGATATTGTTACGAATGTTAATTTAGGTAAGTTACTACCAAAAAAATGGGGAATTAATTTACCTTTTAATTATGCGGTTGGAGAAGAAACGATTACTCCAAAATATGATCCTTTTTATCAAGATATTGAGTTAAATCAATTGTTAGATATTACTTCAGATCCTATTCAAAGATCTAATATTGAAGAAAGAGCAATTGATTATACTAAGAGAACAAGTTTCAATTTAATTGGGGTTAAAAAAGAAAAAAATCCAGAAAAGAAAACCCATTTTTATGATGTTGAAAATTTAACTTTATCCTATTCGTTAAATGAAACAGAACATCATGATTATGAAATTGAAAATTTAATTGATAAACAAAATCGAACTACAGTTGATTATGCTTATACGTTTAAGCCTAAGACTGTTGAACCATTTAAAAATACAAAAGCTTTCAAAAAGAGTGGATATTATAAAATGTTAAGCGATTTGAATTTCAATTATTTACCAAGTAATATTTCATTTAGTTCAAACATCATACGTCAATTTAATAGACAAAGATTCAGATTAGTTGATGTACAAGGAATTGGTTTAGGAGATTTGTATAGAAGAAATTATTTTTTCAATTATACTTATGGATTTAATTATAACATTACAAAATCACTACGATTGAATTATACGGCTTCATCTAATAATATTGTTCGTAATTATTTAGATGAAAATAATTTACCAATAGATGGATTGGATATTTGGGATGATTATTGGAATGTAGGAGAATCTAATCAACATAACCAACAATTAGTAGTTAATTATGATTTACCTATAAATAAGATTCCATTATTTAGTTTTGTAAAATCAACTTATTCCTATACGGGAGATTATAATTGGCAACGTTCTTCTGATGCTTTTTCATCAGTAACAGGAGCCGATGGTAATGTTTATGCCTTAGGGAATACCATTCAAAATGCCAATTCACATAAGTTAAATACAACTTTGAACATGGATTTGTTTTATAAGTACATTGGTTTAACTAAGACAAAGCGAAATAAAAAAGTAACTACAAATACTAAAGATAAAAATAATGCTCCAAAACCTGGGCAACAAATTAAAGCGCCTAAAGGAAATGTTACCCAAGAGCGTGGTGTGTTTATGAGCGGGTTAATTGGAGTGATAACGAGTGTTAAAAACATCCAAATTAATTATACTGAAAATAACGGAACAGTGTTGCCAGGTTATTTACCAGGTCTAGGATTTTTTGGGTCTTCAAAACCAACTTTAGGGTTTGTATTTGGTAGTCAATCCGATGTGCGTTATGAAGCAGCAAGAAACGGATGGTTAACAACTTTCCCAGAATTCAATCAGAATTTTACCCAAATTCAAAATAAGAAATTGAATGTAACAGCACAAATGGAAGTGTTCCCTGATTTTAAAATAGATCTTACGGCAGATAGAACTTATGCTTATAATTTCTCAGAACAGTTTGATGTAACAGCAGGTCAATATAATTCAAGAGCACCTTATGATTTTGGTAATTTTAATATTTCAACAATATTAATATCTACAGCATTTACTCAAAGCGATGTCAATTTTTCTAAAACATTCCAAGAATTTAGAGACAATCGAATAATAATAGCAGATAGATTAGCAGAGCGCTACTATGGAAATAGTTCATTCTTAAGGGATGCTGAAGGATATCCTTTAGGTTACGGAAAGAACAGTCAGCAAGTTTTATTACCGGCATTTTTAGCTGCTTATTCAGGTCAAAGTGCTGATAAAGTTTCAACTGGAGTATTTCGAAATGTGCCTTTACCAAACTGGACTATTAAATACACAGGTTTAATGCGTTATAAATGGTTTAAGGATAATTTTAAAAGATTTTCAATTCAACACGGATATAGAGCAAGTTATAATGTAAATGCATTTCGTTCTAATTTAAATTCGGCACCTCTTGATGCAAATGGTAACTTCTTTGCATCAAAAATTATTTCAAATGTAAATCTTGCAGAACAATTTAATCCGCTTGTAAAAGTTGAGTTTGAAATGAAGAACTCCATAAAAGTATTAGCTGAACTTAAAAAGGACAGAACGTTGAATATGAGTTTTGATAATAACTTGCTTACAGAAGTTAGTGGAAACGAATATATAATTGGTTTAGGATATAGAATTAAAGATGTAACCATTAATTCTTCATTAGCAGACAATGCAGCAGGAATTATTAAAAGTGATATCAATATTAAAGCAGATTTTTCACTAAGAAAAAACAATACAATTGTGCGTTATTTGGATTATGATAACAATCAATTAGGAGGAGGGCAAGATTTATGGTCAGTACGATTAACAGCAGATTATTCTTTTAGTAAAAATTTAACTGCTATTTTCTTTTATGATCATCAGTTTTCTCAAGCAGTAATTTCAACTTCTTTTCCAACAACTAATATTAGAGGCGGATTTACATTGCGATATAATTTTGGTAATTAA
- the ruvA gene encoding Holliday junction branch migration protein RuvA: MIAHIQGRLVEKTPTEVVIDCNGVGYHINISLHTFSLIPDAENLKLYTFLQVKEDSHSLFGFVEKQERELFKLLLSVSGVGASTARTMLSSLAPAQIIQAIASNDVATIQSMKGIGAKTAQRIILDLKEKVLKVYNLDEVSVLESNTNKDEALSALEVLGFARKTAEKVIDKIIRDIPNASVENLIKQALKNL, from the coding sequence ATGATAGCTCACATTCAAGGAAGATTAGTTGAAAAAACACCAACAGAAGTTGTAATTGACTGTAATGGTGTGGGATATCATATTAATATCTCGTTGCATACTTTTTCATTAATTCCAGATGCTGAGAATTTGAAATTATATACATTTCTTCAAGTAAAAGAGGATTCGCATAGTTTATTTGGATTTGTAGAAAAACAAGAAAGAGAACTATTTAAATTGTTACTATCGGTTTCTGGTGTTGGAGCAAGTACAGCAAGAACCATGTTGTCATCATTAGCACCAGCCCAAATCATACAAGCTATAGCATCAAATGATGTGGCTACTATTCAATCAATGAAAGGTATTGGGGCAAAAACTGCTCAGCGAATCATCCTTGATTTAAAAGAAAAAGTGTTAAAAGTGTATAATTTGGATGAAGTTTCTGTACTTGAAAGCAATACAAATAAAGATGAAGCGTTATCTGCATTAGAAGTTTTAGGTTTTGCCAGAAAAACAGCTGAAAAGGTAATCGATAAAATTATAAGAGATATCCCAAATGCCTCTGTAGAAAACTTAATAAAACAAGCTTTAAAAAATTTATAA
- a CDS encoding VanZ family protein, which yields MKIIKHLSERNYLYLAVIWAVLIAVLSLVSLNSISKEINISSNDKFFHFVFYAILTVLLLLYKRKTKYNLLIILFVIIYGIIIEILQALLTTNREADIYDAIANSLGAITGLVLLRIVKNKKNNKNF from the coding sequence GTGAAGATTATAAAGCACTTATCGGAGCGTAATTATTTATATCTTGCTGTAATTTGGGCTGTTTTAATTGCAGTTTTAAGTTTAGTAAGCTTAAATTCTATATCAAAAGAAATAAATATATCAAGTAACGATAAGTTTTTTCATTTTGTTTTTTATGCCATTTTAACTGTATTGTTGCTTTTATATAAAAGAAAAACAAAATATAATTTGTTAATTATTCTTTTTGTAATCATATATGGCATAATTATTGAGATATTACAAGCGTTATTAACAACAAACAGAGAGGCTGATATTTATGATGCAATTGCTAATTCTTTAGGAGCAATTACAGGTTTAGTCCTTTTGCGAATTGTTAAAAATAAAAAAAACAATAAAAATTTTTAA
- a CDS encoding NADP-dependent malic enzyme, whose amino-acid sequence MHKDSKRREALLYHAKPTPGKIQVVPTKKYATQRDLALAYSPGVAEPCLEIEKDVNNVYKYTAKGNLVDVISNGTAVLGLGDIGPEASKPVMEGKGLLFKIFADIDVFDIEVGTKDIEEFIATVKNIAPTFGGINLEDIKAPESFEIERRLVEELNIPVMHDDQHGTAIISSAALLNAVELAGKKMDEVKMVISGAGSAAIACANLYVSFGVKPENVVMFNSKGALRKDDPRVTDMQRRYATDKHYDDLAHAMKGADVFIGLSSGDIVTPEMLLSMADNPIVFAMANPTPEINYNLAIDTRKDIIMATGRSDHPNQVNNVLGFPFIFRGALDVRATKINEEMKKAAVIALAELAKESVPEQVNIAYGETKLTFGRDYIIPKPFDPRLIAAVPPAVAKAAMDSGVATAPITDWDKYKDELLERMGSDNKMIRLLTNRARTNPKRIIFAEADQIDVLKAAQIVHEEGIGFPILLGNKEIILELKEEIGFDADVQIFDPKTKESEAKRLEYAHHFWETRKRKGVTLYEAEKWMRERNYFGLMMVNTGEADAMVTGHSRSYPSTIKPVMQLIDKAPGVSKIATTNMMMTSRGPIFLSDTAINPNPSADDLARIALMTAKTVRMFGIEPVIAMVSYSNFGSSHNEGATKISQAVAYLHENFPDLIVDGEIQTDFALNPELLKSKFPFSKLVNKKVNTLIFPNLDSANITYKLLKELNKSESIGPIILGLDKPVHVFQLGASVEEMVNMAAVAVVDAQEKSRKQNK is encoded by the coding sequence CCTATTCTCCAGGAGTAGCAGAACCTTGTTTAGAAATTGAAAAAGACGTTAATAACGTTTATAAATATACCGCAAAAGGAAATTTAGTAGATGTAATCTCAAACGGAACCGCTGTTTTAGGTTTAGGAGATATTGGTCCAGAAGCTTCAAAACCGGTAATGGAAGGAAAAGGTTTGTTGTTCAAAATCTTCGCTGATATCGATGTATTTGATATCGAAGTGGGAACAAAAGACATCGAAGAATTCATTGCTACAGTAAAAAATATTGCTCCAACTTTCGGAGGAATTAACCTAGAAGACATCAAAGCACCAGAATCTTTCGAAATTGAAAGACGATTGGTAGAAGAGTTGAATATTCCAGTTATGCACGATGACCAACACGGAACTGCTATCATTTCATCAGCCGCTTTATTGAATGCAGTAGAGTTAGCAGGAAAGAAAATGGATGAAGTGAAAATGGTTATTTCTGGGGCGGGTTCGGCTGCTATTGCTTGTGCTAATTTATATGTTTCTTTTGGTGTGAAACCTGAAAATGTTGTGATGTTCAATAGTAAAGGAGCATTACGAAAAGACGATCCAAGAGTTACCGATATGCAACGCCGATACGCAACCGATAAGCATTATGACGATTTAGCCCATGCTATGAAAGGTGCTGATGTATTTATCGGATTGTCTTCTGGAGATATCGTTACGCCTGAAATGTTATTGTCTATGGCAGATAATCCAATTGTTTTTGCAATGGCAAATCCTACGCCTGAAATCAATTATAATTTAGCTATTGATACGCGTAAAGATATCATTATGGCAACAGGTCGTTCTGATCATCCTAACCAAGTGAATAATGTATTAGGTTTCCCATTTATTTTTAGAGGGGCTCTAGATGTTAGAGCTACGAAAATTAATGAGGAAATGAAAAAAGCTGCTGTTATCGCATTAGCAGAATTAGCTAAAGAATCGGTTCCGGAGCAAGTAAATATTGCGTATGGCGAAACTAAATTAACGTTTGGTCGCGATTATATTATTCCAAAACCTTTTGATCCAAGGTTAATTGCAGCAGTTCCTCCAGCCGTAGCCAAAGCTGCTATGGATTCAGGTGTAGCAACGGCTCCAATTACCGATTGGGATAAATACAAAGATGAATTGTTAGAACGAATGGGTTCTGATAATAAAATGATTCGTTTGTTGACCAATAGAGCAAGAACCAATCCAAAACGTATTATTTTCGCTGAAGCTGATCAAATTGATGTGTTAAAAGCAGCCCAAATTGTTCATGAAGAAGGTATTGGTTTCCCAATTTTATTAGGAAATAAAGAAATAATTTTAGAATTAAAAGAAGAAATAGGATTTGATGCTGATGTTCAAATTTTTGACCCAAAAACAAAAGAGTCAGAAGCAAAAAGATTAGAATATGCACATCATTTTTGGGAAACTAGAAAGCGAAAAGGAGTTACGTTATATGAAGCAGAAAAATGGATGCGAGAGCGTAATTATTTTGGTTTAATGATGGTAAATACAGGTGAAGCAGATGCTATGGTTACAGGGCATTCAAGAAGTTATCCTTCAACGATTAAACCTGTAATGCAATTAATTGATAAAGCCCCTGGTGTTTCAAAAATTGCTACAACCAATATGATGATGACCTCAAGAGGTCCTATTTTCTTATCAGATACTGCGATAAATCCAAATCCATCTGCTGATGATTTAGCTAGAATTGCATTAATGACAGCTAAAACGGTTAGAATGTTTGGTATTGAACCTGTAATTGCAATGGTTTCGTATTCTAATTTTGGTTCTTCTCATAATGAAGGAGCTACAAAAATTAGTCAGGCAGTTGCTTATCTTCACGAAAATTTCCCAGATTTAATTGTGGATGGAGAAATTCAAACGGATTTTGCTTTAAATCCTGAATTATTAAAAAGTAAGTTTCCATTCTCTAAATTGGTTAATAAAAAAGTAAATACATTAATTTTTCCTAACTTAGATTCGGCAAACATTACCTATAAATTATTGAAAGAATTAAACAAGTCAGAATCTATTGGACCAATTATTTTAGGTTTAGATAAGCCAGTTCACGTATTTCAATTAGGTGCAAGTGTAGAAGAAATGGTAAACATGGCTGCAGTAGCAGTTGTTGATGCACAAGAAAAAAGTAGAAAGCAAAACAAATAA
- the gcvH gene encoding glycine cleavage system protein GcvH: protein MNIPANLKYTKDHEWVSVEGDIAIVGITDFAQKELGDIVYVEVETLDQTLSKDEVFGTVEAVKTVSDLFLPLSGEIIEFNDSLESDPEKVNTDPYGDGWMVKVKFTDASEIETLLSSEDYKALIGA, encoded by the coding sequence ATGAATATACCAGCTAATTTAAAATACACTAAAGATCACGAATGGGTATCTGTTGAAGGAGATATTGCAATTGTAGGAATTACAGATTTTGCTCAAAAAGAATTGGGAGATATTGTTTATGTTGAAGTAGAAACACTTGATCAAACATTAAGTAAAGACGAGGTTTTTGGAACAGTTGAAGCTGTTAAAACCGTTTCTGATTTGTTTTTACCATTATCTGGTGAAATTATTGAATTTAATGATTCTTTAGAATCTGATCCTGAAAAAGTAAATACGGATCCTTATGGAGATGGTTGGATGGTAAAAGTAAAATTTACAGACGCATCTGAAATAGAAACGCTTTTGTCAAGTGAAGATTATAAAGCACTTATCGGAGCGTAA